From the Mycobacteriales bacterium genome, one window contains:
- the rsfS gene encoding ribosome silencing factor: MTASDRARDLADVAARAAAEKLAHDIIALDVSDRLVITDVFLIASAPNERQVSAIVDEIEERLRQAGAKPVRREGERDGRWVLLDYVDIVVHVQHAEERTYYALERLWKDCPVLPLPENVASGIGDGDRS, encoded by the coding sequence GTGACCGCATCTGACCGCGCCCGCGATCTCGCCGATGTGGCGGCCCGGGCCGCCGCCGAGAAACTTGCCCACGACATCATCGCTCTGGATGTGAGCGACCGGCTCGTGATCACCGACGTCTTCCTCATCGCCTCCGCGCCTAACGAGCGGCAGGTGTCCGCGATCGTCGACGAGATCGAGGAGCGGCTGCGGCAGGCCGGGGCGAAACCGGTCCGCCGCGAGGGCGAACGCGACGGGCGGTGGGTGCTCCTGGACTACGTCGACATCGTCGTCCACGTGCAGCACGCCGAGGAGCGGACCTACTACGCCCTCGAGCGGCTATGGAAGGACTGCCCCGTCCTCCCGCTGCCGGAGAACGTGGCCAGCGGGATCGGCGACGGAGACCGCTCCTGA
- a CDS encoding histidine phosphatase family protein, which translates to MLWRHGQTRWNVEHRFQGSTDIALDEVGREQAVRAAKLLAGLRPDAIICSDLSRATETAAELAKLTGLPVATDPRLRERSGGLWEGLTGTEIRQRYPEEWARWDPPQGEAEVDVAARVVAAVQEAIVGLPAGATLVVASHGGAIRAGMAAMLGLDPATWDRLGPLANCAWSVAGEAPAGWRLTGWRLLEHNAGTLPEPVLSDDR; encoded by the coding sequence GTGCTGTGGCGACACGGACAGACCCGATGGAATGTCGAACACCGCTTCCAGGGCAGCACCGACATCGCACTCGACGAGGTCGGCCGCGAGCAGGCGGTGCGCGCGGCCAAGCTCCTGGCCGGGCTGCGGCCCGACGCGATCATCTGCTCCGACCTGAGCCGGGCCACCGAGACCGCGGCGGAGCTGGCGAAACTGACCGGGCTGCCGGTGGCCACCGACCCGCGGCTGCGGGAGCGTTCGGGCGGCCTGTGGGAGGGCCTCACCGGCACCGAGATCCGGCAGCGTTACCCCGAGGAGTGGGCCCGCTGGGACCCGCCGCAGGGCGAGGCCGAGGTCGACGTCGCCGCGCGGGTGGTCGCTGCGGTGCAGGAGGCCATCGTGGGCCTGCCCGCCGGGGCTACCCTCGTGGTGGCGAGCCACGGCGGCGCGATCCGCGCCGGGATGGCGGCGATGCTGGGCCTCGACCCGGCGACCTGGGACCGGCTCGGCCCGCTGGCCAACTGTGCGTGGTCGGTCGCCGGGGAGGCGCCGGCGGGATGGCGGCTGACCGGCTGGCGCCTGCTCGAGCACAACGCCGGCACGCTGCCCGAGCCGGTGCTGAGCGACGACAGATAG